A window of the Thalassospira sp. TSL5-1 genome harbors these coding sequences:
- the fsa gene encoding fructose-6-phosphate aldolase has translation MKFFIDTADIDAIRELAKSGLVDGVTTNPSLVAKAGRPFIDLIKEICDVVDGPVSAEVAATDYDTIIAEGRKLAAIADNVVVKLPLTPDGLKACRTFTDEGIKTNVTLCFSVGQAILAAKAGATYVSPFVGRLDDISSDGMQLIADICEVYNNYPNWETEVLVASARGPQHVVDSARLGADVVTIPPQVLGQLFKHPLTDKGLEAFLADWEKTGQSIL, from the coding sequence ATGAAGTTCTTCATCGACACCGCCGACATCGACGCCATTCGCGAACTTGCCAAATCTGGCCTGGTAGACGGCGTCACCACCAATCCGTCGCTGGTTGCCAAGGCTGGCCGCCCGTTTATCGACCTGATCAAGGAAATTTGCGACGTTGTTGATGGCCCGGTCAGCGCCGAAGTCGCCGCGACCGACTATGACACCATCATCGCCGAAGGCCGCAAGCTGGCCGCAATTGCCGACAATGTCGTCGTCAAACTGCCGCTGACCCCGGACGGGCTGAAAGCCTGCCGCACCTTCACCGACGAAGGCATTAAAACCAACGTCACGCTATGCTTCTCGGTTGGTCAGGCCATTCTGGCTGCCAAGGCCGGTGCAACCTACGTTTCGCCGTTCGTTGGCCGTCTGGACGACATTTCCAGCGATGGCATGCAGCTGATCGCCGACATTTGCGAAGTTTACAACAACTACCCGAACTGGGAAACCGAAGTGCTGGTCGCATCCGCACGCGGCCCGCAGCATGTTGTCGATTCGGCCCGTCTGGGTGCAGATGTCGTCACCATTCCGCCGCAGGTTCTGGGTCAGTTGTTCAAACACCCGCTGACCGACAAGGGCCTCGAAGCCTTCCTGGCCGACTGGGAAAAAACCGGTCAGTCGATCCTGTAA